In Planctomycetota bacterium, one genomic interval encodes:
- a CDS encoding TIGR00730 family Rossman fold protein yields the protein MPVDKYDTLSKDAWRMFRIIGEFVDGFEMMSEIGPSVTVFGSARTKPDDPMYQKAVACGRLLTEAGFATITGGGPGIMEAANRGAYEAKGTSVGLNITLPMEQEPNPYQTHEVVFRYFFVRKVMFVKYASAFIIFPGGFGTLDEFFEAMTLIQTHKISPFPVVCIGTHFWSGLVDWIQQTLANEYRTISPDDVRRFHVTDDIDEAVELITKCYNDQCWLGPAPQIVPDFAAERTGEGTIEGIPPHMRQFGPGRQPTREQRRQLKPYPPRG from the coding sequence TGTCGAAAGACGCATGGCGGATGTTCCGCATCATCGGCGAATTCGTCGACGGATTCGAGATGATGAGCGAGATCGGGCCAAGCGTCACGGTCTTCGGTTCGGCACGCACGAAACCCGACGACCCCATGTATCAGAAAGCCGTCGCTTGCGGCCGCCTGCTCACCGAAGCGGGCTTCGCGACGATCACCGGCGGGGGTCCGGGCATCATGGAAGCCGCCAACCGCGGCGCTTACGAAGCCAAGGGCACCAGCGTCGGCCTCAACATCACCCTGCCCATGGAGCAGGAGCCCAACCCCTATCAGACCCACGAAGTCGTCTTCCGCTACTTCTTCGTCCGCAAGGTGATGTTCGTCAAATACGCCAGCGCCTTCATCATCTTCCCCGGCGGGTTCGGCACGCTCGACGAATTCTTCGAGGCCATGACGCTCATTCAGACCCACAAAATCAGCCCGTTCCCCGTGGTCTGCATCGGCACGCATTTCTGGTCCGGCCTCGTCGACTGGATTCAGCAGACGCTCGCCAACGAATATCGCACCATTTCGCCCGATGACGTGCGCCGGTTCCATGTCACCGACGACATCGACGAAGCCGTCGAACTCATCACCAAGTGCTACAACGATCAATGCTGGCTGGGCCCGGCGCCGCAGATCGTGCCCGACTTCGCCGCCGAGCGGACGGGCGAGGGCACCATCGAAGGCATTCCGCCGCATATGCGGCAGTTCGGCCCCGGTCGTCAGCCCACGCGCGAGCAGCGCCGTCAGCTCAAGCCCTATCCGCCGCGCGGATGA
- a CDS encoding mechanosensitive ion channel, whose amino-acid sequence MRLRLSRIAAVILPAVVTGLHIVALIELEPLLIYFGFDIRDQALIILQRIIETGMGLSLAWLGCALIDAFFWHMLVEARTGQPAPRLLVAIMRVLIVALAISIIVAQVFDQPLTGVLVSSGVVGIVLGFALQRTINDLFSGIALNVERAFRIGDWIEVDGAVGRVVEINWRATHLVRLDQVTVVLPNSYIAERQLLNYDKPQHHFRAGLKIGLEYGVPVGDAKRVLLGAVRAAEGVLESPSPDVLLYEFGADGVLYELRFFISSYARKHEVIDLVAMSVSRHLYQAGMSVPFPKRDVYFAQMPPREIDRRKDRAELLSRIDLFTGLTGDEIHRLVQGLKERHYNGAQHVVHQGDAGSTLFLVVDGLLEVRVDANGRPRKVAQLEPGQFFGEMSMLTGEPRSASVVAVTDATLYELDRDVLTPILQARPEFAQTLSRVLAERRSHTQTRLQQFDTPAAVDARRTLAADFLKRIQGFFGLNESPR is encoded by the coding sequence ATGAGATTGCGTCTCTCGCGTATCGCCGCTGTGATCCTTCCCGCAGTCGTCACCGGCCTGCACATTGTCGCATTGATCGAGCTTGAGCCCCTGCTGATCTACTTCGGATTCGACATCCGGGATCAGGCGCTGATCATTCTTCAACGCATCATCGAAACGGGCATGGGGCTGAGTCTGGCCTGGCTCGGTTGCGCGCTCATCGACGCCTTCTTCTGGCACATGCTCGTCGAAGCTCGCACGGGGCAGCCCGCCCCGCGGCTTCTCGTCGCCATCATGCGCGTCCTGATCGTCGCACTGGCCATCAGCATCATCGTCGCACAGGTTTTCGATCAACCGCTCACCGGCGTCCTCGTCAGCTCCGGCGTCGTCGGCATCGTGCTCGGCTTCGCCCTTCAGCGCACCATTAACGACCTGTTCTCCGGCATCGCGCTGAACGTCGAACGCGCCTTCCGCATCGGCGATTGGATCGAAGTCGATGGCGCGGTCGGACGCGTGGTGGAGATCAACTGGCGCGCGACCCACCTCGTCCGTCTCGATCAGGTCACGGTCGTTTTGCCCAACAGCTACATCGCCGAGCGGCAACTGCTCAACTACGACAAGCCGCAACATCACTTCCGCGCGGGTCTGAAAATCGGGCTCGAATACGGCGTGCCGGTGGGGGACGCCAAGCGCGTGCTGCTCGGTGCGGTGCGAGCGGCCGAAGGCGTTCTCGAATCGCCTTCGCCCGATGTGCTGCTCTACGAATTCGGCGCTGACGGCGTGCTTTACGAGTTGCGATTCTTCATCAGCAGCTATGCGCGGAAGCACGAAGTGATCGACTTGGTGGCGATGAGCGTCAGCCGACACTTGTATCAGGCGGGCATGAGCGTGCCATTCCCGAAGCGCGATGTGTACTTTGCCCAGATGCCGCCGCGCGAGATCGACCGGCGAAAGGACCGCGCCGAACTGCTCAGCCGCATCGATCTGTTCACGGGGCTGACCGGCGACGAAATTCATCGGCTCGTGCAGGGGCTCAAGGAACGTCACTACAACGGGGCGCAGCACGTCGTGCATCAGGGCGATGCGGGGTCTACGCTGTTTCTCGTGGTCGACGGCCTTCTGGAAGTGCGCGTCGACGCCAATGGTCGGCCGCGCAAAGTGGCGCAGCTCGAACCCGGGCAGTTCTTCGGCGAAATGTCGATGCTCACCGGCGAGCCGCGGTCCGCGTCTGTCGTAGCGGTCACGGATGCGACGCTTTACGAACTGGACCGTGATGTGCTCACGCCGATTCTTCAGGCCCGTCCCGAATTCGCGCAGACGCTCTCCCGTGTGCTCGCCGAGCGGCGGAGCCACACGCAGACCCGCCTTCAGCAGTTCGACACGCCCGCCGCCGTCGATGCCCGCCGCACGCTCGCCGCCGACTTTCTCAAACGGATTCAGGGCTTCTTTGGCCTCAACGAATCCCCGCGTTAA